One region of Oxalobacteraceae bacterium OTU3CAMAD1 genomic DNA includes:
- a CDS encoding helix-turn-helix domain-containing protein has product MNFGEKLKRIRTEKNLTQPQFAEAIGIEQSYLSKLENDKSQPSADMFSAILKALELDAAHFLADIDKKVLQTSLRHVPEVGLFLNGATTRKVRDVRKYWYGAAAAGALGFALMLAANDGIFFPNDQYRYVSQGVILDGESENIFEQFDTILALQLEANTIDAAERARRLAEFKTNRVRVSNIEFWGNRGTVFFEPEGNGRRKFEQVNIRRMRSEENKILQYLGAVLAVCGGLTLIVGWRMRKATAGMEKPVN; this is encoded by the coding sequence ATGAATTTTGGCGAGAAGCTCAAACGGATCAGAACGGAAAAAAACCTCACCCAACCGCAGTTCGCCGAGGCGATCGGCATCGAACAATCGTATTTGTCCAAGCTTGAGAACGATAAATCGCAGCCCTCCGCCGACATGTTCAGCGCGATACTCAAGGCGCTGGAACTGGACGCGGCGCACTTCCTGGCCGATATCGACAAGAAGGTCTTGCAGACTTCGCTGCGCCACGTTCCCGAAGTCGGCCTTTTCTTGAACGGTGCCACCACGCGCAAAGTCCGCGACGTCAGGAAATACTGGTACGGCGCGGCCGCCGCCGGCGCCCTCGGTTTCGCCCTGATGCTGGCGGCCAACGACGGCATCTTCTTTCCCAACGATCAGTATCGCTACGTGTCCCAGGGCGTGATCCTGGACGGGGAGTCGGAGAACATCTTCGAACAGTTCGACACCATCCTGGCTTTGCAACTGGAGGCCAACACCATCGATGCCGCCGAACGCGCGCGGCGGCTGGCCGAGTTCAAAACGAATCGGGTACGGGTGTCCAACATCGAATTCTGGGGCAATCGCGGCACCGTGTTTTTCGAACCGGAGGGCAACGGCAGACGCAAGTTCGAGCAGGTCAATATCCGCCGCATGCGGTCGGAAGAAAACAAGATTTTGCAGTATCTGGGCGCCGTGCTCGCCGTTTGCGGCGGGCTGACGCTCATCGTCGGATGGCGGATGCGCAAAGCGACCGCCGGCATGGAAAAGCCGGTCAACTAA